In Rhizobium sp. NLR16a, the DNA window CAGGTTGAACAAGGCCTGCTGCAGATTGTTGCGGGCAAGCCGCTCGGCAATTGCCTCCGGCGTGGCTTCATATGGAAAGAGGTATTCGACGGCGGCAAAGCCGGCATCGGCTGCGGCGTCGAAACGATCGAGGAATGCCCATTCGTTGAACATCATCGTCAGGTTGGCGGCGAAAACCGGCATGTCTAGCGTTCCTTTTTACAGCCTCTGCGGCTTCTCGTTGGAACCGGGCAACTCAGCGCCGGAAAGTCTGGCATAGAGCCGCGCGAGCGAGGAGTCGTCGTCCCGGCCCATGCCGGCGCCTGCGGCGGCCAGATACATCTGCAGGGCCGCGGCCGCGAGCGGTGACGGATATCGTTCGGAGCGCGCCATATCCTGGACGATACCGAGATCCTTGACGAAAATCTCGATGCTGCTGAGCGGCGTATAGTCTCCGGCCAGCACATGCGGCACGCGGTTTTCGAACATCCACGAATTGCCGGCCGAGGCGGTGATAACCTCATAGACCTTGTCGAGGTCGAGGCCCTGCTTGGCGGCAAAGGTGATGGCCTCGCAGGCGGCGGCGATGTGCACACCGGCAAGAAGCTGGTTGATCATCTTGAAGGCAGCGCCCGTTCCGGCCGCGTCGCCGAGTTCGTAGACCTTGCCGGCCATGGCGTTGAGACCTGGGCGCGCCCTGTCAAAGGCCTGGCTGGAGCCGGATGCCATGATCGTCAATTCGCCAAGCGCCGCCTTGGCTGCGCCGCCGGAAATCGGCGCATCGAGATAATGCAGACCGAGAGCCTCTACTCTTTGCGCCAGATTGCGTGCGACGGCGGGATCCATGGTTGCCGACGAGATGAACACGGCGCCTGGCTTCATTGTGCTCGCAACGCCTTCCGGGCCGAACAGCACGGCCTCGGTCTGCGCGCCGTTGACGACGACGGAGACGACGATGTCGGCATCCTTTGCCGCGCCGGCCGGGGTCTGTGCACCCCGTCCGCCGTCGGCGATGAAGCGGTCCACCGCCGCCGACGTGATGTCATATCCAACGACATCGAGCCCTGCGCGCTTCATCGACCGGGCCATTCCGAGCCCCATTGAACCAAGGCCGATGACGGCCGCGATGAAAGTGGAGCCTGAGTTTTCGGCAAGCGGTGTCATGGGAGTTTCTCCAGTCCTGAAAGAGCCGTGCCTTGGCATCTGCAGCCAAGTTTTGGCAGCGCTGCCATTTCCTACTCCCTTTTGGCAGCGCTGCCAACTGCAGATTGGCAGCGCTGCCAAAAATATCTTGCTTCTGGCCGGAAGTGATGAAAGATGGATGTCGCAGCGAGGCGTCCCAAGGATCGCTTCGCACTTAAAGATTCCAGAT includes these proteins:
- the ltnD gene encoding L-threonate dehydrogenase, with amino-acid sequence MTPLAENSGSTFIAAVIGLGSMGLGMARSMKRAGLDVVGYDITSAAVDRFIADGGRGAQTPAGAAKDADIVVSVVVNGAQTEAVLFGPEGVASTMKPGAVFISSATMDPAVARNLAQRVEALGLHYLDAPISGGAAKAALGELTIMASGSSQAFDRARPGLNAMAGKVYELGDAAGTGAAFKMINQLLAGVHIAAACEAITFAAKQGLDLDKVYEVITASAGNSWMFENRVPHVLAGDYTPLSSIEIFVKDLGIVQDMARSERYPSPLAAAALQMYLAAAGAGMGRDDDSSLARLYARLSGAELPGSNEKPQRL